The proteins below are encoded in one region of Neodiprion virginianus isolate iyNeoVirg1 chromosome 7, iyNeoVirg1.1, whole genome shotgun sequence:
- the LOC124308869 gene encoding putative inorganic phosphate cotransporter, translating into MLSSWKICCACIPQRWILAVMTCFAIMNGYTMRTCLSIAITEMVTATNQSSSHTSSDEVCPATESSTSSTGSSGGAHEWTEYTQGIILSSFYWGHVISQLPCGMLADKFGGKHVLGFGILSTAIFTLLTPVVVEAFDAPGLVVLRFLIGMGEGMVLPAVNVLLAHWAPPEERSMMGALAMAGMKVGTMLGNGLSGVLIQNSSIGWPIVFYVFGSVSVIWFLAWIFLCHNNPDDHPFISDEERKHLGETMREHMHKDVGPIPWRHIVTSVPLWALLVAKAGWMWGYYTMLTDLPKYMSSVLKFSVQSNGLLSALPYLVLFLVSISSSWLADWLIKTERLSRTNVRKIFASFALATSAVCIIAASYAGCDRIVVTILFTIGVGMMGPIFCSVLVNALDLSPNYSGTLMGITNGVAAIVGVVAPYAVGILTPNQTFSEWRIVFWITFIANFVAVFIYDLWASGEVQYWNDPNFRKRQQTATQVQRVSTDTI; encoded by the exons ATGTTATCCTCGTGGAAAATTTGtt GTGCGTGCATACCACAGCGATGGATACTGGCAGTGATGACGTGTTTTGCGATTATGAATGGATATACGATGAGGACTTGTCTGTCTATCGCAATCACGGAGATGGTCACCGCCACGAATCAATCGTCGAGTCATACCAGTTCAGACGAAGTTTGCCCAGCAACTGAGTCGTCAACATCCTCGACTGGAAGTAGTGGCGGTGCACACGAATGGACAGAATACACACAG GGAATCATCTTATCGAGTTTCTACTGGGGGCATGTAATCAGTCAACTTCCGTGTGGAATGTTGGCTGATAAGTTTGGAGGAAAGCATGTCTTGGGTTTTGGCATCTTATCGACGGCGATATTCACTCTGTTGACACCAGTGGTTGTCGAGGCTTTCGACGCACCGGGATTAGTAGTCCTTCGGTTTCTGATTGGGATGGGTGAAGGAATGGTTCTACCCGCTGTAAATGTCCTCTTAGCTCATTGGGCTCCACCCGAAGAGAGAAGTATGATGGGAGCTTTAGCAATGGCAGGAATGAAGGTGGGAACAATGCTCGGTAATGGGCTATCCGGAGTGTTGATACAAAATTCATCGATTGGCTGGCCGATAGTCTTCTACGTTTTCGGTAGCGTGAGTGTAATCTGGTTTCTTGCCTGGATTTTTCTCTGCCACAACAATCCAGATGACCATCCGTTCATTTCTGACGAGGAAAGGAAACACCTAGGCGAAACGATGCGTGAGCACATGCACAAGGATGTTGGACCGATACCCTGGAGGCACATTGTGACCTCGGTACCACTATGGGCTCTTCTGGTTGCTAAAGCAGGCTGGATGTGGGGTTACTACACGATGCTAACCGACCTTCCGAAGTACATGAGCAGCGTACTGAAATTCTCCGTACAATCGAACGGATTACTGTCCGCTCTGCCGTACCTTGTACTTTTCTTGGTCAGTATTTCTTCATCCTGGCTCGCAGACTGGCTGATAAAAACGGAGAGACTCTCGAGGACGAATGTCCGAAAAATATTCGCGTCATTCGCTTTAGCGACCTCGGCAGTATGCATAATCGCCGCCTCGTACGCAGGCTGCGACCGCATCGTCGTCACAATCCTCTTTACAATCGGGGTAGGCATGATGGGTCCTATATTCTGCAGCGTGCTGGTCAACGCCCTTGACCTCAGCCCAAACTACTCTGGCACCCTGATGGGGATCACTAACGGCGTTGCAGCTATCGTCGGGGTCGTGGCTCCGTATGCGGTCGGCATTCTAACGCCAAATCAGACGTTCTCCGAGTGGAGAATCGTGTTCTGGATCACATTTATAGCCAACTTTGTAGCGGTATTTATTTACGATTTGTGGGCCAGCGGCGAGGTCCAGTACTGGAATGATCCTAACTTTCGGAAACGTCAACAGACCGCTACTCAAGTTCAACGAGTCAGTACAGATACCATCTGA
- the LOC124308864 gene encoding putative inorganic phosphate cotransporter, producing MFSTWKICCARIPQRWVLTVMGCFGMMNVYTMRICLSLAITEMVATTEASKNDISYESCPSANFTSSNITSSESKDGTYEWDEYTQGIILSSFYWGYLITSVPGGILADRFGGKYILGIAVLSTAVLTLLTPLVVKYYEATGLIVFRFLTGVSQGSTVPAISVLIAQWAPPQERSKLVTVAASGMEVGCVLGTVLSGFLIRYSSIGWPMVFYVYGGMGVLWFLAWILLCYSEPDVHPFITEAERTYLHEMTIEHTHKKTGPTPWRQILTSAPVWALIAGEMGFSWGFYMVLTDLPKYMNDVLKFSIQANGLLTSLPFAVIWLDGIASSWLADWLIEAGKMSRTNVRKICTVSGSLFPAIFVLAASYAECDRVMAVVFFTVGIGFMGSFYPGIMVNPLDLSPNYSGTLTAIVNGSGALAGILAPYAVGVLTPNQTLLEWRIVFWITSSILVATSTIYGLCADGEVQYWNDSEFVSNHRWKDTGIHAEQRRVRNDDLSPHKHDR from the exons ATGTTCTCCACGTGGAAAATTTGTT GTGCAAGAATACCCCAGCGATGGGTACTCACGGTAATGGGATGTTTTGGAATGATGAACGTCTACACAATGAGAATTTGCCTGTCTCTGGCAATCACTGAGATGGTAGCCACCACAGAAGCTTCGAAGAATGACATTTCATACGAGTCTTGTCCTTCAGCTAATTTCACCTCATCGAATATTACAAGCAGTGAAAGTAAAGATGGCACTTACGAATGGGACGAATACACGCAG gGCATAATTCTGTCGAGTTTCTACTGGGGCTACCTGATCACAAGTGTACCAGGCGGAATACTGGCCGACAGATTTGGAGGAAAGTACATACTAGGCATCGCGGTACTGTCAACAGCTGTACTGACCCTGCTGACACCATTGGTAGTCAAATATTACGAGGCAACGGGTCTGATAGTGTTCCGTTTCCTGACTGGGGTCAGCCAGGGATCGACAGTTCCAGCCATCAGCGTCCTAATAGCCCAATGGGCGCCACCGCAGGAGAGATCCAAGCTCGTTACAGTGGCAGCGTCGGGAATGGAGGTCGGATGTGTCCTGGGAACGGTTCTCTCCGGGTTCCTGATACGCTACTCCTCGATCGGCTGGCCGATGGTGTTCTACGTCTACGGCGGGATGGGAGTCCTCTGGTTCTTGGCGTGGATCTTGTTGTGCTACAGCGAGCCGGACGTCCATCCGTTCATAACGGAAGCGGAACGGACGTACCTGCACGAAATGACGATCGAACACACGCACAAGAAGACCGGACCAACCCCGTGGCGGCAGATTCTGACCTCGGCTCCGGTCTGGGCTCTGATTGCTGGTGAAATGGGCTTCTCCTGGGGTTTTTACATGGTACTGACCGACCTCCCAAAGTACATGAACGATGTCCTCAAGTTCTCGATACAGGCGAACGGGCTTCTGACCTCACTTCCTTTCGCCGTTATCTGGCTCGATGGCATAGCATCCTCTTGGCTCGCTGATTGGCTCATAGAAGCTGGCAAAATGTCGAGGACCAACGTCCGGAAGATTTGCACAGTAAGCGGATCCCTCTTTCCGGCGATATTCGTCCTCGCTGCCTCATATGCCGAATGCGACCGCGTTATGGCCGTCGTGTTCTTCACGGTCGGCATAGGGTTCATGGGATCGTTCTATCCCGGCATCATGGTCAATCCCTTAGACCTGAGTCCAAACTACTCTGGAACTCTAACCGCCATCGTAAACGGAAGCGGCGCTCTTGCCGGGATCCTGGCACCCTACGCGGTAGGCGTTCTCACACCTAATCAGACCCTGTTGGAATGGAGGATCGTGTTTTGGATCACCTCCTCCATCTTGGTAGCGACGTCTACCATTTATGGACTCTGTGCTGACGGAGAAGTTCAGTACTGGAATGATTCAGAGTTTGTTTCGAATCATCGATGGAAGGATACTGGTATCCACGCCGAACAACGCAGGGTCCGTAACGACGATTTGTCACCACACAAGCATGATCGTTAA
- the LOC124308872 gene encoding endonuclease III-like protein 1, producing the protein MNKKLKLNNLTASPRYTRSMKKPQIVEPVSGATATTSENTTSQYFLNKLTEKKLQADTREVLVKKHKNPIKVEYESEPDHERKAGEAALLQTEIVKSEMDEKWEPADWRVILDNILEMRKNHTAPVDSMGCHMCSDPNANPSDARFQVLVALMLSSQTKDEVTHAAMKKLKSHGCTPGNIKITSKETLGQLIYPVGFWRRKAEYIKKTTDILLQQYGGDIPKTVEGLCKLPGVGPKMAHLCMQVAWGEASGIGVDTHVHRISNRLGWVRKPTKTPEQTRVQLQSWLPKEKWVEVNYILVGFGQEICLPVRPKCSDCLNVNICPYGADFKTSCSQSVASSGCEYAHYQFQYADDVN; encoded by the exons atgaacaagaaattgaaattgaataacttGACTGCCTCGCCGAGATACACAAGGTCAATGAAAAAACCACAGATCGTAGAACCTGTGAGCGGCGCGACAGCGACAACCTCGGAAAACACCActtcacaatattttttaaacaaattaacagagaaaaaattacaagcaGACACCCGCGAAGTGTTGgtcaaaaaacacaaaaatccGATCAAAGTGGAATATGAATCAGAGCCTGATCATGAGAGAAAAGCCGGAGAAGCAGCATTGCTGCAAACAGAGATTGTGAAGTCtgaaatggatgaaaaatggGAGCCCGCGGACTGGCGAGTCATCTTGGATAACATCCTTGAGATGAGAAAGAATCACACAGCTCCCGTCGATTCGATGGGCTGCCACATGTGTTCAGATCCGAACGCAAACCCATCTGAtgctagattccaggttctTGTCGCTCTGATGCTCAGTAGCCAGACCAAAGACGAAGTAACCCATGCCGCGATGAAGAAACTGAAATCTCACGGCTGCACGCCTGGAAATATCAAAATCACCTCGAAGGAAACACTCGGGCAGCTGATTTATCCCGTCGGTTTTTGGAGG CGAAAAGCTGAGTATATAAAAAAGACTACAGATATACTGTTACAACAATATGGTGGAGACATACCAAAGACAGTAGAAGGCTTGTGCAAGCTGCCTGGAGTTGGTCCGAAGATGGCTCACCTCTGCATGCAGGTTGCGTGGGGTGAAGCTTCTGGGATTGGAGTGGATACGCACGTTCACCGAATATCAAATCGTCTCGGCTGGGTGAGAAAGCCGACAAAAACACCGGAACAGACTAGGGTGCAGCTGCAATCGTGGTTACCTAAAGAGAAGTGGGTCGAAGTGAATTACATTTTGGTCGGATTTGGTCAAGAGATTTGTCTACCCGTGCGGCCAAAGTGCTCAGATTGTTTGAACGTCAATATTTGTCCTTACG
- the LOC124308862 gene encoding integrator complex subunit 13 — MYPNNHKTVFVLDHTPYFGISTDSPLEFDCLKSRGQNLIPLAPICKSLWTTSVESSMEYCRIVWDLFPSGKLVRFVVSDEAAHILNTWSPSQQNLSHVVNGMAIVGVPPPARQSGIDFSVIHGLRVAIEVLTECSDIQHEKRTSLTENASKVLNSGRVICITSARDDANMKSLENIFLSQLIQQNQNAAASDHLIPIHHCHLVILNIFPVSTSDCQVTNQLPREVSPLLTMEVHSIKAPKLHSKLSHLILSHYDLASTTVTGIPMKEEQNASSSANYDVEIFHASAAHAAIMKGNPQESVLIKTFMKLDEVSEYETVTLKWCTPRGCSASEMQNCTAMHRITPVDINSRPSSCLINFLLNGRSVMLEMARKSGGKTISHLLAAHGGEIFIHTLSTARSVLEDPPSISEGCGGRVTDYRITDFGTLMRNNMLVPLKRNSTDELQSPAAKMRSRLERHTRYWPITISSTLMFNLKQLVDPLSELMMKEELTTDEVLQCKQVIFSLLQLEAKHEALPLPSIGGGRGGKGGVRREEHYRLLWVELETFLKSHSNQSASHTEVLNCLLEVRNKDDKDKVELDQALRELDGLGKEDVMARASVIRATTDSPMSPPPCTGSSLGKQMHKGTFYAPKTLLDIWLQRSASKERKPDFHGRLNSDGFKAKLYPNLKEPGREPREAILEA; from the exons ATGTATCCAAACAATCACAAAACTGTTTTTGTGCTTGATCATACTCCATATTTCGGTATATCGACCGACAGTCCATTAGAATTTGACTGCTTGAAGAGCCGGGGACAGAATCTGATCCCTTTAGCACCCATCTGCAAGTCGCTATGGACAACAAGTGTAGAATCCTCCATGGAATACTGCAGGATAGTCTGGGACTTGTTCCCTAGCGGCAAATTG GTCAGATTTGTCGTCAGCGACGAGGCTGCGCATATTCTGAACACCTGGAGCCCATCACAACAAAATTTGTCCCAT GTTGTAAACGGGATGGCCATAGTCGGGGTTCCGCCACCGGCCCGACAATCGGGTATAGATTTTTCTGTGATACATGGATTGCGTGTGGCAATTGAGGTCCTGACAGAGTGCTCAGATATTCAGCACGAGAAAAGAACGTCTCTGACGGAAAACGCGAGCAAAGTTTTGAACAGTGGTAGAGTGATATGCATAACAAGTGCAAGAGATGACGCGAACATGAAGagcttggaaaatatatttctaagCCAGCTCATTCAACAGAACCAAAATGCCGCAGCATCTGATCA TCTCATACCAATTCATCACTGCCATCTGGTCATCCTCAACATTTTTCCTGTATCAACTTCCGACTGTCAAGTAACGAATCAACTGCCACGAGAG GTATCGCCTCTGCTAACAATGGAAGTGCACTCGATAAAGGCTCCAAAGTTGCACTCGAAACTGTCTCACCTGATACTTTCGCACTACGATCTAGCAAGCACCACTGTGACTGGAATCCCTATGAAGGAGGAGCAGAATGCGAGCAGCTCCGCAAATTACgatgttgaaatatttcacgctTCGGCTGCGCACGCGGCAATAATGAAAG GTAATCCCCAAGAATCGGTGTTAATAAAAACGTTCATGAAACTCGACGAAGTCTCGGAGTACGAAACGGTTACTTTGAAGTGGTGCACACCTCGTGGCTGTAGCGCTTCGGAGATGCAGAACTGTACAGCGATGCACAGAATAACGCCGGTCGACATAAACAGCCGGCCGTCGTCGTGCCTGATCAATTTCCTGCTGAACGGTCGATCCGTGATGCTCGAAATGGCGAGGAAAAGCGGTGGCAAGACGATATCCCACCTCCTCGCTGCGCATGGCGGTGAAATATTCATCCACACTTTGTCAACCGCCAGAAGTGTCCTTGAGGATCCCCCTTCCATCAGCGAAGGGTGCGGGGGTCGTGTTACTGACTACAGAATAACG GATTTCGGCACCCTCATGAGAAACAATATGCTCGTTCCCCTGAAACGGAATTCAACCGACGAACTCCAAAGTCCAGCAGCTAAAATGCGGTCCAGACTAGAACGGCATACCAGATATTGGCCAATCACGATATCCAGCACGCTCATGTTCAACTTGAAACAG CTCGTAGATCCCCTCTCAGAGCTCATGATGAAAGAAGAATTAACCACAGACGAGGTGCTTCAGTGCAAGCAGGTAATCTTCAGCCTCCTTCAGCTGGAAGCTAAACACGAGGCACTACCTTTGCCCAGTATAGGTGGAGGCCGGGGAGGGAAGGGAGGCGTAAGGCGCGAGGAACATTATAGACTTTTGTGGGTCGAGTTGGAAACTTTTCTTAAGAGTCACTCAAATCAGTCTGCATCGCACACAGAGGTTCTAAACTGTCTACTTGAAGTTCGCAATAAGGACGACAAGGACAAGGTCGAGCTCGATCAGGCGCTGCGAGAGCTTGACGG aCTTGGCAAGGAGGATGTAATGGCTCGAGCAAGTGTTATCCGCGCGACAACAGACTCTCCCATGTCGCCGCCACCGTGCACCGGCTCTTCTTTGGGAAAACAGATGCACAAGGGAACGTTTTACGCACCCAAAACTCTACTCGACATTTGGCTACAACGGAGCGCCTCTAAGGAAAGAAAGCCCGACTTTCATGGGAGATTAAACAGCGACGGTTTTAAGGCTAAGTTATACCCAAACCTCAAGGAACCCGGGCGAGAACCACGCGAGGCGATACTCGAGGCATAG
- the LOC124308876 gene encoding DNA-directed RNA polymerases I, II, and III subunit RPABC1, with protein sequence MDDEAETYKLWRIRKTVMQLCHDRGYLVTQDELDQTLEQFKEQFGDKPSEKRPARSDLIVLVAHNDDPTDQLFVFFPDEPKIGIKTIKTYCQRMQEEKIHRATIVVQQGMTPSAKQSLVDMAPKYILEQFLESELLINITEHELVPEHVVMTPEEKQELLSRYKLKENMLMRIQAGDPVARYFGLKRGQVVKIIRPSETAGRYISYRLVC encoded by the exons atggACGACGAGGCTGAGACGTACAAATTGTGGAGGATAAGAAAGACCGTGATGCAATTATGCCACGACAGAGGTTATCTCGTAACGCAGGACGAGCTCGATCAAACCCTGGAACAATTCAAAGAACAATTCGGGGACAAACCAAGTGAGAAAAGACCTGCAAGAAGCGATCTTATCGTACTTGTCGCCCACAACGACGATCCGACCGATCAGCTGTTCGTGTTCTTTCCAGACGAACCCAAGATTGGCATAAAAACAATCAAGACATACTGCCAGCGCatgcaagaagaaaaaattcacag AGCAACTATCGTCGTTCAGCAGGGAATGACACCTTCAGCTAAACAGTCGCTAGTCGACATGGCACCAAAGTACATACTAGAACAATTTCTGGAGTCTGAATTACTGATAAACATAACTGAGCACGAACTGGTTCCCGAGCATGTTGTTATGACACCTGAAGAAAAGCAAGAATTGCTCTCAAGATACAAGCTCAAGGAGAATATGCTCATGCGCATACAAGCCGGCGACCCAGTTGCCCGTTACTTTGGCCTAAAGCGTGGACAGGTCGTCAAAATTATCAGACCATCTGAAACTGCCGGGCGATATATATCCTACAGGCTTGTCTGTTGA
- the LOC124308873 gene encoding abscission/NoCut checkpoint regulator: MSCNACQTKFTFFTREHGCPSCHFSYCAKCLRYKFDLPDIGSTKICGKCYYRLKDGVENKAEEKVQSENLKPQLSTPSEGQPLSVEQVAPIDITQKLNSLENPSKPPIVLYKKEIGRWDRLKSGLNPADQKMVDRLRKLKDEDKPVPQTSLEEIRRRLALLKDQDPNNPVPQTNIHSVDTRSDEQKTADLINEYLEELKLSSDVNSDAQIEDRLARLRGIDPAQIRKNKPEDIEEDEQTATKRILKKALDEAAIESKFAELDDLEPMDTDPAEEEEELPWCTICNEDAQLRCTGCDGDLYCTSCFREGHDSFEMVDHQSVPFTPRKKVKKVDD, translated from the exons ATGTCATGCAACGCGTGTCAAACAAAATTCACCTTCTTTACTCGAGag CATGGTTGTCCAAGTTGCCATTTTTCCTACTGCGCCAAGTGTCTCAGGTACAAATTTGACCTGCCAGATATTGGCAGCACAAAAATATGCGGCAAGTGCTATTATCGGTTGAAAGACGGGGTGGAGAACAAGGCAGAGGAGAAGGTTCAGtctgaaaatttaaaaccTCAACTCTCAACACCGTCTGAGGGACAACCGTTGTCCGTCGAGCAAGTTGCTCCAATAGATATTACTCAGAA ATTAAATTCCCTGGAAAATCCGTCCAAACCACCGATTGTTTTGTACAAAAAGGAGATCGGACGATGGGATCGCCTGAAGTCTGGACTAAATCCAGCGGATCAGAAAATGGTTGATCGACTTAGGAAATTGAAAGATGAGGACAAACCTGTGCCTCAAACTAGCTTGGAGGAGATTAGAAGAAGGCTTGCCCTGCTCAAGGATCAAGACCCTAATAATCCTGTTCCTCAAACTAAT ATCCATTCAGTGGATACGAGGTCAGATGAACAAAAGACTGCAGATTTGATAAATGAGTATTTGGAGGAACTTAAGCTGTCTTCGGATGTAAATTCGGATGCACAGATCGAGGACAGGCTTGCCAGATTGAGAGGAATAGATCCTGCGCAAATTCGCAAG AACAAACCTGAGGACATTGAGGAAGATGAGCAAACAGCCACCAAAAGAATTCTTAAAAAAGCTTTGGATGAGGCCGCGATAGAGTCGAAATTTGCCGAACTAGATGACCTAGAGCCTATGGATACTGAT ccagctgaagaggaagaagagtTACCCTGGTGTACAATTTGCAATGAAGATGCGCAGCTCCGCTGCACGGGATGCGACGGTGATTTGTACTGTACATCGTGCTTTCGGGAAGGGCATGACTCGTTTGAAATGGTCGATCATCAGAGTGTGCCTTTTACGCCACggaaaaaagtcaaaaaagttGATGATTGA